A single region of the Streptomyces sp. NBC_01381 genome encodes:
- the mctP gene encoding monocarboxylate uptake permease MctP, producing MGFLAARWRKAETESLDEWGLGGRSFGTWVTWFLLGGDLYTAYTFVAVPAAIYAAGAAGFFAVPYTILVYPLIFTFLPRLWSVSHKHGYVTTSDFVRGRFGSKGLSLAVAVTGILATMPYIALQLVGIQAVLDVMGVGGGPDTNWFIKDLPLLIAFAVLAAYTYSSGLRAPALIAFVKDGLIYLVIAVAIIYIPIKLGGFDEIFQAAGDKFSATNEAAGKPVAGLAPGEPGQWTYATLALGSALALFMYPHSITATLSSKSRDVIRRNTTILPLYSLMLGLLALLGFMAIAAGVKVENGQLAIPQLFENMFPDWFTGVAFAAIGIGALVPAAIMSIAAANLFTRNIYKDFIRPDATPAQETKVSKLVSLLVKVGALAFVLTMDKTVAINFQLLGGIWILQTMPALVGGLFTRWFHRWALLAGWAVGMIYGTAAAYGVASPTQKHFGGSSDEIPGIGEIGYIGLTAFVLNAVVTVVMTFVLRAMKAPDGIDETSPEDYTADAGDPGVARDLPKATASEEATAGAPGGH from the coding sequence ATGGGCTTCCTGGCCGCGCGCTGGCGCAAGGCCGAGACCGAGAGCCTGGACGAATGGGGCCTGGGCGGACGGTCGTTCGGCACCTGGGTCACGTGGTTCCTGCTCGGCGGCGACCTGTACACGGCGTACACGTTCGTCGCCGTCCCCGCGGCGATCTACGCGGCGGGCGCGGCCGGCTTCTTCGCCGTTCCGTACACGATCCTCGTCTACCCGCTGATCTTCACCTTCCTGCCGCGCCTGTGGTCGGTGTCGCACAAGCACGGATACGTGACGACCTCGGACTTCGTGCGCGGGCGCTTCGGCTCGAAGGGTCTCTCCCTTGCCGTCGCGGTCACCGGCATCCTCGCCACGATGCCGTACATCGCGCTCCAACTGGTCGGCATCCAGGCCGTCCTTGACGTCATGGGCGTCGGCGGCGGTCCGGACACCAACTGGTTCATCAAGGACCTGCCGCTGCTCATCGCGTTCGCGGTGCTCGCCGCGTACACGTACTCGTCGGGCCTGCGGGCCCCCGCCCTGATCGCATTCGTGAAGGACGGCCTGATCTATCTCGTCATCGCCGTCGCGATCATCTACATCCCGATCAAGCTGGGCGGCTTCGACGAGATCTTCCAGGCGGCGGGCGACAAGTTCTCGGCGACGAACGAGGCGGCGGGCAAGCCCGTCGCGGGTCTCGCGCCGGGTGAGCCCGGACAGTGGACGTACGCGACCCTGGCCCTCGGCTCCGCGCTCGCGCTCTTCATGTACCCGCACTCGATCACGGCGACGCTCTCCTCCAAGAGCCGCGACGTGATCCGCCGCAACACCACGATCCTGCCGCTCTACTCGCTCATGCTGGGCCTGCTCGCGCTGCTCGGCTTCATGGCGATCGCGGCCGGGGTCAAGGTCGAGAACGGCCAGCTGGCGATCCCGCAGCTGTTCGAGAACATGTTCCCCGACTGGTTCACCGGCGTCGCCTTCGCCGCGATCGGCATCGGCGCGCTCGTGCCGGCGGCGATCATGTCGATCGCAGCCGCGAATCTCTTCACGCGGAACATCTACAAGGACTTCATCAGGCCGGACGCGACGCCCGCGCAGGAGACCAAGGTCTCCAAGCTCGTCTCGCTCCTGGTGAAGGTCGGCGCGCTCGCCTTCGTCCTCACCATGGACAAGACGGTCGCGATCAACTTCCAGCTCCTGGGCGGCATCTGGATCCTGCAGACCATGCCCGCGCTGGTCGGCGGCCTGTTCACGCGGTGGTTCCACCGCTGGGCGCTGCTCGCGGGCTGGGCGGTCGGCATGATCTACGGCACGGCCGCCGCGTACGGCGTCGCCTCTCCGACGCAGAAGCACTTCGGCGGCTCGTCGGACGAGATCCCCGGCATCGGCGAGATCGGCTACATCGGCCTCACGGCGTTCGTCCTGAACGCGGTGGTCACCGTGGTCATGACGTTCGTCCTGCGCGCCATGAAGGCCCCTGACGGCATCGACGAGACCTCTCCGGAGGACTACACGGCGGACGCGGGCGACCCGGGCGTCGCGCGGGACCTGCCGAAGGCGACGGCATCGGAGGAGGCCACGGCGGGAGCGCCGGGCGGGCACTGA
- a CDS encoding DUF3311 domain-containing protein codes for MSDAPEVSRPVITPVRVVIALCLVAPFVAMLWVSSYAKIEPTFIGIPFFYWYQMLWVLISTLLTMIAYKLWQRDQRARKTEQVQGGAGQ; via the coding sequence GTGTCAGATGCGCCTGAAGTGAGCAGACCGGTGATCACGCCGGTCCGCGTGGTCATTGCCCTCTGTCTCGTCGCGCCGTTCGTGGCGATGCTCTGGGTGAGTTCCTACGCGAAGATCGAACCGACCTTCATCGGCATCCCGTTCTTCTACTGGTACCAAATGCTGTGGGTGCTCATATCCACCCTCCTCACGATGATCGCGTACAAGCTGTGGCAGCGTGACCAGCGCGCCCGCAAGACCGAGCAGGTCCAAGGGGGTGCCGGCCAGTGA
- a CDS encoding YbdD/YjiX family protein: MTWVLRGLRWMRWYARELTDESAYDRYVTHTRKTHPGASVPSRREFERMRTDRQESDPRQGFRCC; this comes from the coding sequence ATGACCTGGGTCCTTCGCGGGCTTCGCTGGATGCGCTGGTACGCACGGGAGTTGACCGACGAGTCCGCGTACGACCGGTATGTGACGCACACGCGGAAGACGCATCCAGGGGCATCCGTCCCCTCCCGGAGGGAGTTCGAGCGAATGCGGACGGACCGACAGGAGTCGGACCCACGGCAGGGGTTCCGCTGCTGCTGA